From the Bacteroidales bacterium genome, one window contains:
- a CDS encoding beta-ketoacyl-[acyl-carrier-protein] synthase family protein: protein MNHRVFVTGLGIISAIGNGTEETLKSLFALKSGIGPLSLFESVHHNIPVAQIRYSDSELALLAALNNSKKDYTRNSLLSLIASKQALASSGWKDAEEKRTGAVFATTVGGMDYNEKYYKSLLSSSEYKDYIRLFDSSDSSEKVASYHGIRRHITTISTACSSSANAILTGSRMIKNGLVDRVLAGGNDSLTRFTLNGFFALEILSPTGCRPFDMNRNGLTIGEGAAFLVLESEKTADPAKVICEVTGYANVNEAFHATASSEEGLGAAMAMSQALASAGLQPSEISYINAHGTGTEINDLSEGTAIGRVFSGAIPPVSSTKGFTGHTLGAAGAVEAVFSALAIQNNLLLPALNFSQRMPELDFEPQIKTETAVVKNVMSNSFGFGGSNTTLIFSKV, encoded by the coding sequence ATGAATCACAGGGTTTTTGTTACCGGACTGGGCATAATTTCGGCGATAGGTAACGGTACGGAAGAAACCCTCAAATCGTTGTTTGCGCTGAAATCGGGAATCGGACCGTTATCCCTGTTTGAGTCGGTGCATCATAATATTCCTGTTGCCCAAATCAGGTACAGTGATTCAGAACTGGCCCTGCTGGCTGCCTTGAACAATTCAAAAAAAGACTATACCCGTAATTCGCTGCTTTCGCTCATAGCCTCAAAGCAGGCCCTTGCATCTTCAGGATGGAAAGATGCGGAGGAAAAACGCACAGGGGCTGTTTTTGCCACCACCGTAGGCGGAATGGATTATAACGAGAAGTATTATAAATCACTTCTCAGCAGCAGTGAATATAAAGATTACATCCGTTTGTTTGACAGCTCCGATTCTTCAGAGAAAGTTGCTTCATACCACGGAATTCGCAGGCATATTACAACGATTTCAACTGCCTGCTCCTCATCGGCAAATGCCATTCTTACAGGGTCAAGAATGATAAAGAACGGCCTGGTTGACCGGGTTCTTGCAGGAGGTAACGACTCTCTTACGCGCTTTACGCTGAACGGATTTTTCGCCCTTGAAATATTATCGCCAACCGGTTGCCGTCCTTTTGACATGAACCGTAACGGACTTACAATAGGTGAGGGTGCCGCATTCCTTGTCCTTGAATCCGAAAAAACCGCCGATCCTGCAAAAGTTATCTGTGAAGTAACCGGTTATGCAAATGTAAATGAAGCATTTCATGCTACTGCATCCTCCGAAGAAGGATTGGGGGCAGCCATGGCTATGAGCCAGGCACTGGCTTCAGCCGGATTACAACCATCAGAAATAAGCTATATCAATGCGCATGGTACAGGCACCGAAATAAATGATCTTTCAGAGGGAACAGCCATTGGCAGGGTTTTTTCAGGTGCAATTCCGCCTGTTAGTTCAACAAAGGGTTTTACTGGCCACACATTGGGTGCTGCTGGCGCTGTAGAAGCTGTTTTCTCAGCACTTGCCATTCAGAACAATCTTCTTTTGCCGGCGCTCAATTTCAGTCAACGGATGCCTGAATTGGATTTTGAGCCGCAAATAAAAACGGAAACGGCGGTTGTGAAAAACGTAATGTCGAATTCATTCGGATTTGGAGGCAGTAACACAACACTTATCTTTTCAAAGGTCTGA
- a CDS encoding C45 family peptidase encodes MSAKKKTFFRRTGVRVLLGFLVLIVVLVIYFTIVAVDRPPHIADKSSLSIQRQHPDSTTWVYGNNWMHKSKSGLWEVYLEGKPFERGAAFGQLTKELLYYQETTFFDQIRELVPSDRYLKVLKYFTAFFNRNLDKSIPEEYKDEIYGTSFACAPEYDFIGSGYQRQLNYHAAHDIGHALQGLNLVGCTSFSVWDAKASDSCLLVGRNFDFYMGDKFAENKIVCFVNPSEGNRFMMITWADLIGVVSGMNEKGLTITLNASRSSVPKQAATPVTLLAREILQYASTIDEAYTIAKRRKLFVSESLMIGSAKDHSTAIIEKSPLKTSLFRSTGNQIICSNHFQSDAFANDEDNIENIKGSDSYMRYQRVEELLKRHEKMNESDVAAVLRDQRVMGDRNAGMGNQLSINQLIAHHSVIFKPDSLLVWVSTSPWQLGQYVAYDLHEVFGSKKSPVSACHEIALENRVIPADTFLNSPDYMKFIDFRKMSAELRTYGKNKEPLPEGFIDEYETKNPEFYQEYVNLSSYFEKTGDYADALKYTETALRKILPGLDEKIKLTERSQKLRKKVHNGQTQH; translated from the coding sequence ATGAGTGCTAAAAAGAAAACATTCTTCCGCCGTACCGGTGTCAGGGTCCTGCTCGGATTTTTGGTGCTAATTGTAGTCCTTGTGATCTACTTTACCATTGTGGCTGTTGACCGTCCCCCGCATATTGCTGACAAATCAAGCCTTTCCATTCAAAGACAACATCCCGATTCAACAACCTGGGTCTATGGAAACAATTGGATGCATAAGAGCAAGAGTGGTTTGTGGGAAGTTTACCTTGAAGGTAAGCCTTTTGAAAGGGGTGCGGCATTTGGCCAGCTTACAAAGGAGCTGCTCTATTACCAGGAAACCACATTCTTTGACCAGATCAGGGAACTTGTACCCTCCGACCGGTATCTGAAGGTTCTGAAATATTTCACCGCTTTCTTTAACCGGAACCTGGACAAAAGTATACCCGAAGAATACAAGGATGAAATTTACGGTACATCATTTGCCTGTGCTCCTGAATACGATTTCATCGGCAGCGGATATCAGCGACAACTGAATTACCATGCCGCTCACGACATTGGCCATGCCTTACAGGGCCTTAACCTCGTAGGATGTACATCATTCTCGGTGTGGGATGCAAAAGCATCGGATTCCTGCCTGCTGGTGGGTCGGAACTTTGACTTTTACATGGGCGATAAATTTGCTGAAAACAAAATCGTATGTTTTGTCAATCCCTCCGAAGGCAACCGGTTTATGATGATCACCTGGGCCGATCTGATCGGTGTTGTATCCGGAATGAACGAAAAAGGCCTTACCATAACTCTGAATGCATCCCGTTCATCGGTTCCAAAGCAGGCAGCAACGCCGGTTACCCTGCTGGCCAGGGAAATCCTGCAATATGCATCAACAATTGATGAGGCTTATACCATTGCAAAAAGGCGTAAGCTGTTTGTTTCAGAATCCCTGATGATCGGGTCAGCAAAAGATCATAGTACGGCTATCATTGAGAAATCGCCTCTGAAAACATCTCTTTTCCGCTCAACAGGAAACCAGATTATCTGTTCCAATCATTTTCAGAGTGATGCTTTTGCCAACGACGAGGATAATATTGAAAATATTAAAGGTTCGGATTCCTACATGCGGTATCAGAGGGTGGAAGAACTGCTGAAAAGGCATGAGAAAATGAACGAATCGGATGTGGCAGCGGTTTTGCGTGACCAGCGGGTAATGGGCGACAGGAACGCCGGGATGGGTAACCAGCTTTCGATTAACCAGCTGATTGCCCATCATTCGGTAATCTTTAAACCCGACAGCCTGCTCGTTTGGGTTTCCACTTCGCCCTGGCAGTTGGGTCAATACGTCGCATATGACCTTCATGAAGTTTTCGGTAGTAAAAAATCACCGGTAAGTGCATGTCATGAGATTGCTCTGGAAAACAGGGTAATTCCTGCAGATACATTCCTGAATTCACCTGATTACATGAAATTCATTGATTTCAGAAAAATGTCGGCCGAATTAAGAACTTACGGAAAAAATAAAGAGCCATTGCCGGAAGGGTTCATTGATGAATATGAAACAAAAAATCCTGAGTTCTACCAGGAATATGTAAATCTTTCATCCTATTTCGAAAAAACAGGTGATTATGCTGATGCGCTGAAATATACCGAAACGGCACTACGGAAGATTTTGCCCGGACTGGATGAAAAGATAAAGCTTACTGAACGTTCTCAAAAATTAAGAAAAAAGGTTCACAATGGTCAAACGCAGCATTGA
- a CDS encoding alpha/beta hydrolase: MDKEVLSGDGVRIHYRITGTGSVALFFVHGWLGNAGWWNSQCDYFAKRFIVVQIDLAGHGQSAKNRQLWSSEQYAADIKAVADEIDARKIILIGHSMSGAYVIQASLIIPETIAIILVDTLRDLDQLITYDQAEDFMFSNYRKDFKAAVENIIPKYLFVETTPAGVQRRLQDEFLNYKGDMAIKVIEPLYKADIRALAKEVMVPVRAINSDYSPTNLESNRKYFNDFNYTTIMGTGHYPMLEKPDEFNRQLEQVLNDMDLRG, from the coding sequence ATGGATAAAGAAGTTTTGTCCGGAGATGGTGTGAGAATCCATTATAGGATAACCGGAACCGGCTCAGTTGCCCTTTTCTTTGTGCATGGCTGGCTTGGAAACGCCGGTTGGTGGAACAGTCAATGTGATTATTTTGCAAAGAGATTCATAGTCGTTCAGATCGACCTGGCAGGACATGGACAATCGGCTAAAAACAGGCAGCTTTGGTCATCAGAGCAATATGCTGCGGATATAAAAGCTGTTGCCGATGAAATCGATGCCCGGAAAATAATTCTGATAGGTCATTCCATGTCGGGTGCCTATGTCATCCAGGCTTCGTTGATTATCCCTGAAACAATAGCCATAATACTGGTTGATACATTGCGAGACCTGGATCAGCTTATAACCTATGACCAGGCAGAGGATTTCATGTTCAGTAATTACAGGAAAGATTTCAAAGCGGCCGTTGAAAATATAATACCAAAGTATCTGTTCGTAGAAACAACACCTGCCGGTGTTCAAAGAAGGCTTCAGGATGAATTTCTCAATTACAAAGGTGACATGGCCATTAAAGTCATTGAACCGTTATATAAAGCGGATATCCGTGCCCTGGCAAAGGAAGTCATGGTGCCGGTAAGGGCAATTAATTCCGACTATAGTCCCACCAACCTTGAATCCAACCGCAAATACTTCAATGATTTTAATTACACAACCATTATGGGAACCGGCCATTACCCGATGCTTGAGAAACCTGATGAATTCAACAGGCAACTCGAACAAGTTTTGAATGATATGGATTTAAGAGGGTGA
- a CDS encoding ABC transporter permease: MKVFSKLVYKDFLVMIRDRGGLAMLFIMPMALVLIMTSLQNNTFKAINESGINLVMVNNDTDSLGLAIEKEIVNSGFFNVHREIGGKTPSEAQVKEAVASGKYQIGIVIPESATSLIREKVKHNVNRIFMGDSSAQPGNEQVVIMLYVDPATKNSMRSTLQGSIRQYTAQVESRIVLNELTKEISNRMMINIPNLNEIRQETVIYKEEYVARNNQTVIPNAVQHNIPAWTLFAMFFIVIPFASAMIKEREDSSLDRLLTMPCTYATILLSKIAVNLIICFIQFLLIMLMGVYLFPLIGLPRLDITGKLLNLSVIAISAALAAVSYGVAVGTIAKTHQQAAIFASISVVILAAIGGIWVPVFIMPPFMREISVASPLNWGLNGFYDILVRNAMLSQVIHYSFWLILFAAFCLLVALWFHQSKKNRS; encoded by the coding sequence TTTAAAGCAATCAATGAAAGCGGGATCAATCTGGTGATGGTAAACAACGATACCGATTCACTGGGCCTTGCCATCGAGAAAGAAATTGTCAATTCCGGTTTTTTCAATGTACACCGTGAGATCGGTGGTAAAACTCCTTCTGAAGCACAGGTAAAAGAAGCGGTAGCTTCCGGCAAATACCAGATTGGTATTGTTATACCTGAAAGCGCCACATCGCTGATCCGTGAAAAGGTAAAACACAACGTAAACCGCATATTCATGGGCGATTCAAGCGCTCAGCCAGGGAATGAGCAGGTTGTCATTATGCTGTACGTTGACCCGGCTACGAAAAACTCGATGCGCTCCACTTTACAGGGTTCTATCAGGCAGTACACAGCGCAGGTTGAATCACGGATCGTTTTGAATGAACTGACTAAAGAAATAAGCAACCGAATGATGATCAACATTCCTAACCTGAATGAAATCAGGCAGGAGACTGTGATTTATAAAGAAGAATATGTGGCCAGAAATAACCAGACCGTTATTCCCAATGCGGTTCAGCATAATATACCAGCCTGGACGCTGTTTGCCATGTTTTTTATCGTGATTCCGTTTGCGAGCGCTATGATTAAGGAAAGGGAAGACAGCAGCCTTGACCGACTGCTGACGATGCCATGCACGTATGCAACAATCCTGCTGAGTAAGATTGCTGTAAATCTCATCATTTGCTTTATCCAGTTCCTGCTGATCATGCTTATGGGTGTGTATCTGTTCCCTTTGATCGGGTTACCCCGGCTTGATATTACCGGAAAACTGCTGAACCTTTCAGTTATAGCCATTTCTGCAGCCCTGGCTGCCGTAAGTTATGGAGTGGCTGTAGGCACAATTGCCAAAACACACCAGCAGGCCGCAATATTCGCATCTATTTCAGTCGTGATCCTTGCCGCCATTGGCGGAATCTGGGTCCCTGTATTCATTATGCCACCCTTTATGAGGGAAATCAGTGTAGCATCTCCGCTGAACTGGGGCCTGAACGGTTTTTACGATATACTGGTGCGGAATGCGATGCTGAGCCAGGTAATTCATTACAGCTTCTGGCTAATTCTTTTTGCTGCTTTTTGCCTGTTGGTTGCCTTGTGGTTTCATCAGAGCAAAAAGAACCGCTCCTAA
- a CDS encoding AMP-binding protein: MVKRSIETGSPEEIRRFQEQELMKLLSYLKLNSKFYNASFKRHKIDTEKIKTLEDLRLLPLTTKEDLQIHGNDFVCVEKNKIVDYITTSGTLGDPVVFAMTDNDLNRLAYNEYLGFKIAGCTSNDVFQLMTTIDRRFMAGLAYFLGSRMLKSAMIRVGNGIPELQWDSILRFQPTTLVAVPSFLVSIIDYAEKHGINYRESGVKRAICIGDSIRNTDFTYNTLGTKISGHWPELKLYSTYASTEMATSFTECEHGVGGHHNPDLIIVEFLDEQDNPVSPGTPGEVTITTLGVEGMPLLRFKTGDIAQCHTEPCKCGRNTIRIGPVLGRKKQMIKFKGTTLYPPALYDILENIEGVKNYVVEVYTNQIGTDEILIRVGSNDHSESFEKTIKDHFRAKLRVAPSISFETVDYISSLQQPPMSRKPVKLIDRR, encoded by the coding sequence ATGGTCAAACGCAGCATTGAAACCGGCAGTCCTGAGGAAATCAGGCGCTTCCAGGAACAGGAACTGATGAAACTTCTATCATACCTGAAGCTCAATTCAAAGTTTTACAATGCCTCTTTCAAAAGGCACAAAATCGATACTGAAAAAATTAAAACGCTGGAAGACCTGCGTCTTCTGCCATTAACAACAAAAGAAGATCTTCAGATTCACGGTAACGATTTTGTATGCGTCGAAAAAAACAAAATAGTGGATTATATCACCACTTCGGGTACCCTTGGTGATCCTGTTGTTTTCGCAATGACTGACAATGATTTGAACAGGCTAGCTTATAATGAATACCTGGGTTTTAAAATCGCAGGTTGCACGAGCAATGACGTATTCCAGCTAATGACAACAATCGACAGGAGATTTATGGCAGGACTTGCATATTTCCTGGGATCAAGGATGCTGAAATCGGCCATGATAAGAGTGGGTAACGGTATTCCTGAATTGCAGTGGGATTCCATACTTCGTTTTCAGCCAACCACCCTGGTGGCTGTGCCGTCATTTCTTGTAAGCATTATTGATTATGCTGAAAAGCATGGTATTAATTACAGGGAATCAGGTGTAAAAAGAGCCATATGTATAGGCGATTCAATCCGCAACACTGATTTTACCTACAATACACTGGGAACAAAAATTTCCGGGCATTGGCCCGAATTGAAATTGTATTCAACCTATGCCTCAACTGAAATGGCTACCTCGTTTACTGAGTGTGAGCATGGAGTGGGCGGGCATCATAATCCCGACCTGATCATCGTTGAATTTCTTGATGAGCAGGACAATCCGGTTTCACCGGGGACACCGGGTGAGGTAACCATTACAACACTTGGTGTGGAAGGCATGCCGCTGTTACGGTTTAAAACAGGCGATATCGCCCAGTGTCATACAGAGCCCTGCAAATGCGGAAGAAATACAATACGTATAGGACCGGTATTAGGTCGTAAAAAGCAAATGATCAAATTCAAGGGCACTACTCTGTATCCGCCCGCTTTGTATGATATTCTTGAGAATATTGAAGGAGTGAAAAATTATGTGGTTGAAGTATATACAAACCAGATCGGAACGGATGAGATCCTGATCCGGGTGGGTTCTAACGATCATTCCGAAAGTTTTGAGAAAACGATAAAAGATCATTTCCGGGCCAAATTGCGGGTAGCGCCATCCATCTCCTTTGAAACCGTTGATTATATCAGCAGCCTGCAACAACCCCCCATGAGCCGCAAGCCTGTGAAGTTGATTGACAGGAGGTGA
- a CDS encoding beta-ketoacyl synthase chain length factor — MKALIKSNGVISPQLSHSAMHFPAEVCQTLSNRLVCVEPEYRNLINPLQLRRMPRILKMGLASSLLCINRAGGISPDGIIVGTGLGCIDNLEKFLMDVIDNEEHVTSVLPFINSTHNAVAAQISLMLKNHNYNTTYCHRGFSFESAVQDALMLIHENKAANVLVGGIDECTDDFMLLHSYLDDWKQPVNNLELLDEKSNGTIAGEGSCFFMLSADSSQEGAVIEGVRTFLTPENAPAQTVEHEIILFLRDTGVPANEIDGVLFGLNGDVRYDSNYEELMAGFLKNKTHMYYKHLCGEYYTSSAFALWVGSLILEDGQIPEVIKLNSSNKKDVKNILIYNQVKNSEHSLIYLRHGRL; from the coding sequence ATGAAGGCATTGATTAAATCAAACGGTGTTATTTCACCGCAGCTAAGCCATAGCGCAATGCACTTTCCTGCTGAGGTGTGTCAGACTTTGAGCAACAGGCTTGTTTGCGTTGAACCCGAATACAGGAACCTCATAAATCCGCTGCAGCTGAGGAGAATGCCAAGGATACTTAAAATGGGACTTGCATCTTCCCTGCTTTGTATAAACCGGGCCGGAGGTATCAGTCCGGATGGCATTATTGTGGGGACAGGCCTTGGATGTATCGACAATCTCGAAAAATTTCTGATGGATGTGATTGATAATGAAGAGCACGTGACCAGTGTGCTTCCGTTTATCAATTCAACGCATAATGCTGTTGCTGCGCAGATTTCGCTTATGCTTAAAAATCATAATTACAATACAACATATTGCCATCGTGGTTTCTCGTTCGAAAGCGCGGTACAGGATGCCCTCATGCTGATTCATGAAAACAAAGCTGCGAATGTGCTGGTGGGAGGCATTGATGAATGTACTGACGATTTCATGCTTCTTCACAGTTACCTCGATGACTGGAAGCAACCGGTCAATAACCTGGAACTGCTTGACGAAAAATCAAACGGAACCATTGCCGGCGAAGGTTCCTGCTTTTTCATGCTTTCAGCCGATTCATCGCAGGAAGGTGCAGTAATCGAAGGAGTGAGAACCTTCTTAACGCCTGAAAATGCCCCGGCCCAAACCGTAGAGCATGAGATCATTCTATTCCTCCGGGATACCGGTGTACCGGCAAACGAAATTGACGGAGTTTTATTCGGATTGAACGGTGATGTAAGATACGACAGCAATTATGAGGAGCTGATGGCCGGGTTTCTTAAGAATAAAACACATATGTACTATAAACATCTGTGCGGTGAATATTATACATCCTCCGCATTTGCACTCTGGGTTGGCTCCTTGATTCTTGAGGATGGTCAGATTCCTGAAGTTATAAAGTTGAACAGCAGTAACAAAAAGGATGTCAAAAACATATTGATATATAATCAGGTTAAAAACTCTGAACATTCGCTGATTTATCTGAGACATGGCCGTTTATGA
- a CDS encoding NAD(P)/FAD-dependent oxidoreductase, which produces MKYDIAIIGSGLGGLECAYILAKEGYNVCVLEKNRVLGGCLQTFKRCGTVFDTGMHYIGGMDEGRVLNRLFNYFDLNSRLKLKRLDEDGYDIIRYDGTDYKFAMGYERFRDTMIDQFPGEAKSIDTYISMVKEIRDSVDMYNLENITTSNTAYLKYYGISIAEFLESITENKVLRNVLAGLAPLYGGMKETSPIYVPLVIHSSYIEGAYRFLGGGSQLSDCLADSVKFFGGTIIPKAEVTRIYHEGGRVTSLEINHEERIEATNYISDIHPKTLLKLLDENAFKAAYKHRIASITETYGMFTVYLAMKANAFPYRNRNYFCYQVKDLWNDFHYTEDTWPGGYMIHFSPGLENPDHTDGIIVNTIMRWEEMMPWLNTTVENRGDSYRDFKKHKSELVMNQVEKDFPGIKQAVRAIYTSSPLTYRDYTGTWEGSVYGIQKDYKNPMKTLILPRTHLRNLLLTGQNTNVHGVVGVTIGSFLTCSELLGKKYLMDKLYNEC; this is translated from the coding sequence ATGAAATATGATATAGCTATTATAGGAAGCGGATTAGGCGGACTCGAGTGTGCTTACATCCTGGCGAAGGAAGGATATAATGTTTGCGTACTCGAAAAAAACAGGGTGCTCGGGGGATGCCTGCAGACATTCAAGAGATGCGGCACTGTATTCGACACCGGCATGCATTATATCGGCGGAATGGATGAAGGCCGGGTATTAAACCGGTTGTTCAACTATTTCGACCTGAATTCAAGGCTGAAGTTGAAGCGCCTTGATGAGGATGGCTATGATATAATCCGCTATGACGGCACAGACTATAAATTTGCAATGGGCTATGAGCGCTTCAGGGATACCATGATTGATCAGTTCCCCGGTGAGGCAAAGTCTATTGACACTTACATTTCAATGGTTAAAGAAATCCGCGACTCGGTGGATATGTACAACCTCGAAAACATAACCACGTCAAACACTGCTTATCTTAAATATTACGGTATCAGCATAGCCGAATTCCTCGAGTCAATAACGGAAAACAAGGTCTTACGCAACGTATTGGCGGGTTTGGCTCCCCTTTATGGCGGAATGAAGGAAACATCCCCTATTTACGTCCCGCTTGTCATTCATTCTTCTTATATCGAAGGCGCCTACCGTTTCCTCGGCGGAGGCTCTCAATTGAGCGACTGCCTGGCTGATTCGGTAAAATTTTTCGGAGGCACAATCATTCCAAAGGCCGAGGTGACCCGGATTTATCATGAAGGGGGCAGGGTGACCTCACTCGAAATCAACCATGAAGAGCGGATTGAAGCAACGAATTACATTTCTGATATTCATCCAAAGACCCTGTTAAAACTCCTCGATGAGAATGCATTCAAGGCAGCCTATAAACACCGTATAGCAAGCATTACAGAAACGTATGGTATGTTTACTGTTTACCTTGCGATGAAAGCAAATGCCTTTCCTTACAGGAACCGTAATTATTTCTGCTACCAGGTGAAAGACCTGTGGAATGACTTTCATTACACAGAAGATACCTGGCCCGGCGGTTATATGATTCATTTTTCACCAGGCCTTGAAAATCCCGACCATACGGATGGAATTATTGTAAACACTATTATGCGGTGGGAAGAAATGATGCCATGGCTTAATACAACCGTTGAAAACAGGGGCGATTCATACCGTGATTTCAAAAAGCACAAATCGGAACTGGTGATGAACCAGGTAGAAAAAGATTTTCCCGGAATAAAGCAGGCGGTTCGTGCAATTTATACTTCATCACCGCTAACCTATCGTGATTACACAGGTACGTGGGAGGGATCAGTTTATGGCATTCAAAAGGATTACAAAAACCCGATGAAAACATTAATTTTACCCCGCACACACCTGAGAAATCTTTTGCTCACCGGTCAGAACACCAATGTACACGGTGTAGTGGGGGTAACCATTGGTTCTTTCCTTACCTGTTCTGAACTTCTGGGCAAAAAATACCTGATGGATAAGCTGTACAATGAGTGCTAA
- a CDS encoding FAD-dependent oxidoreductase, with the protein MAVYDAIIIGGGLGGLLCGNILSKEGLKVCLIEKNHKLGGSLQTFGRRGTIFNTGLNYTESLGSGQVLNQYFKYFGLTDRLTFKKLDEKGFEVISFNDRQFRFAMGAESFLEAMISDFPGEKDGLKTYLKKIHDICMAIPLYTFSGAPSNIIDNTSLNQGAYNYIKSVISNPRLQNILAGNSMLYSGTANYTPLYIHALINNSFIESAWRIAGGSHLLVNILANNITDNGGTILKQRKVARLGLENGRASFVELEDGEQVHGKNFIANIHPAEVLKIVEPSSLRKTYTTRIKSLEDTMGMFTLYLVFKKESFPYHNYNFYHFNQDNTWVASDYRSEHWPQNYLYMPVAMTRDDQFAKSGSVITYMNYKEVQKWENTFTGERGDDYIEFKNEKAEILLDSVEKQFPGFREHIDSYYTSTPLTWRDYTGTRNGSAYGIVKDFNRPLETLILPRTHIPNFFLTGQNNYVHGILGVTISSVVTCSGLIDEGYLVKKIKSA; encoded by the coding sequence ATGGCCGTTTATGATGCAATTATAATCGGAGGAGGCCTGGGTGGGTTACTCTGCGGTAATATTCTGAGCAAGGAAGGTTTAAAGGTATGTCTTATCGAAAAAAACCATAAGCTGGGGGGGTCATTGCAAACATTCGGCCGCAGGGGAACCATTTTCAATACAGGTCTGAACTATACTGAAAGTTTGGGCTCCGGGCAGGTTCTTAACCAGTATTTCAAGTATTTTGGGCTGACTGACAGGCTCACATTCAAAAAACTTGACGAGAAAGGCTTTGAAGTTATCAGCTTTAACGATCGTCAATTCCGCTTTGCCATGGGCGCTGAATCTTTCCTGGAAGCAATGATCAGCGATTTTCCGGGTGAAAAGGACGGACTTAAAACCTACCTGAAAAAAATCCATGACATATGTATGGCTATCCCGCTGTACACTTTTTCTGGTGCGCCTTCCAATATTATCGACAATACAAGTCTCAACCAGGGAGCCTATAATTACATTAAATCGGTAATCAGCAATCCCAGGTTGCAAAATATACTTGCCGGAAACAGCATGCTGTATTCCGGAACAGCCAATTACACGCCCCTTTATATTCACGCTCTAATTAATAATTCATTCATCGAAAGTGCCTGGCGCATTGCAGGCGGCAGCCATCTGTTAGTGAATATTCTTGCAAATAATATTACCGATAACGGGGGAACTATCCTTAAACAACGAAAAGTAGCACGCCTTGGTCTTGAAAACGGCAGGGCATCATTTGTTGAGCTTGAAGATGGAGAACAGGTTCACGGTAAAAATTTTATCGCCAACATTCATCCGGCCGAAGTATTGAAAATTGTAGAGCCATCCAGTCTCAGAAAAACCTATACAACCCGGATTAAAAGCCTGGAAGATACTATGGGGATGTTCACCCTGTATCTTGTATTTAAAAAAGAATCGTTTCCTTATCACAATTATAATTTTTACCATTTTAACCAGGATAATACATGGGTTGCTTCGGATTACCGTTCTGAGCATTGGCCACAGAACTATCTTTACATGCCGGTAGCCATGACACGGGATGACCAATTTGCAAAGAGCGGTTCGGTAATAACTTATATGAATTATAAGGAAGTTCAGAAATGGGAAAATACTTTCACCGGCGAACGCGGCGATGATTATATTGAATTCAAGAATGAAAAGGCTGAGATACTGCTTGATTCTGTTGAAAAGCAATTCCCGGGATTCAGGGAACATATTGATTCCTATTATACCTCAACACCGCTAACATGGAGGGATTATACAGGCACCCGCAACGGATCTGCTTATGGCATTGTAAAGGACTTCAACCGTCCGCTGGAAACCCTGATATTGCCAAGGACACATATTCCGAATTTCTTCCTTACCGGTCAGAATAACTATGTGCATGGTATTCTAGGGGTTACAATCAGTTCGGTTGTTACCTGCTCAGGCCTGATTGACGAGGGATACCTGGTTAAGAAGATAAAAAGCGCATGA
- a CDS encoding phosphopantetheine-binding protein, whose translation MAEIDDLIKQLKLDIIEALSLEDVVADDFDADTPLFVEGLGLDSIDALELILLMERKYGVKVEDPKERRNVLRNVRAMAECIMAERNKGK comes from the coding sequence ATGGCAGAAATTGATGATCTGATCAAACAGTTGAAACTGGATATTATAGAAGCCCTTTCACTTGAAGATGTGGTTGCTGATGATTTTGATGCTGACACACCTCTTTTTGTCGAAGGCCTTGGTCTCGATTCAATTGATGCGCTTGAGCTGATCCTGCTCATGGAACGCAAATATGGTGTTAAAGTGGAAGATCCCAAGGAGAGGCGCAATGTACTGCGCAATGTTAGGGCCATGGCCGAATGCATAATGGCCGAAAGAAATAAGGGAAAATAA